From the genome of Castor canadensis chromosome 18, mCasCan1.hap1v2, whole genome shotgun sequence:
AAGCTCGCACTGCGGCGAAAGAAAGTGCTGAGTGCAGAGGAGATGGAGCTGTACGAGCTGGCGCAAGCTGCAGGCGCAGCCATGGACCCCGACGTGTTCAAGTAAGCGGGCGCGGGTGGGACCCGCAGACACTCTTGCTCCAGGCCCCTGCGGGCCCGCGCCCGCTGGTGTAGAAGAGCCTTCCTTCCACCTTTGTCGGGGTCTTCAGCGAAGTAGTCCCGGTGACCCCGCAAAAACCGGCTCTTCTGCCCCGCGGCGTGAAGAGCTCTCTGAGCACCGTATTTGTTCTCCCCCAGGATCCTGGTGGATCTGCTCAACCTGAACGTGGCCCCGATCGCCGTCTTCCAGATGCTCAAGTCCATGTGTGCCGGGCAGAGGTTGGCAAGTGATTCCCAGGACCCTGCGGCTGTGTCTTTGCCCACGTCAAACAT
Proteins encoded in this window:
- the Mzt2b gene encoding mitotic-spindle organizing protein 2B isoform X2, producing MAAAGGVPGLGVSTGLETATLQKLALRRKKVLSAEEMELYELAQAAGAAMDPDVFKILVDLLNLNVAPIAVFQMLKSMCAGQRLASDSQDPAAVSLPTSNMPETRGRNKGGPTLSGTPTLAERGSREGSSQRMPRQPSATRLPKGGGPGKSTPRGGT